The region TGGGTGTACAAAAATAGAGTGCCTAAACTAGTGAAGGAATAGGACGCTCGAGAAAAACTTGACACAAACCCGCTTGTTTCGTAGATTTCATTTTGATGAAAAATATGTTATAATAGAGAAGTGAACGATAAAATATTCAGGTAACGTGCTTTAAGAATCAAAGAAATGAGGGAATTTATATGGGAAACAAAATAACCAAAGAAATTCAATCGTTAGTTGAGGTTGAGCTTCGAAAAGGAGCCAGCAAATCAAGAATTGCGACTCTTTTGGGCGTGCCGTATGATGAAGCAAATGAAATTATCGATGAAATAAAAGCTTCTTTCAGACCAGACTTGGGAGATCAAATTATTTTTTTATTTAGAGATGAAAAAATGGCTGGAACTATTGTAAAGTTGTTAAATAACAGTGCAGTTGTTGAAATCTATTGGGAAAAATCTTCTGAAAAAATGAAAGATATTATGGAATCTAAAACAATCGTTAATTTTAAAGATATCGTTGAATTTGTCCATAGTGAAGTTTAATCAAATAGAATAACCCCAAAAACATCCATTCTTAAAAAGAGAAGGGATGTTTTTTTTATTTTAAAAAAAACAGGTGTACAAACTGAATAAACAGCTATTTAAGTAGGACTGTATTATTTTATTTTATTTTCTGCTTGACAGTTTTTGATTTTAATAATATAGTTTGATAGTCAAATAGTTTGATGCTCAAAGTAATTTATTGGAAGCAAATATAAGAACGGAGGAGCTGATGTGGATAAAACATTAGTACATGAAATCAATACTTATTTAATTACGATTTTTAATGAAATTATGATCATTGAAGAAGATGCGCTTCAAGGCAGTACATTTAAAGATATTTCTATTAAAGAAATGCATACCATCGAAGCTATCGGAATGAATCGAGACCATACGACATCCGAAGTTGCTAAAAAGCTGGCTATTACTGCTGGTACACTGACCGTTTCTGTCAATAACTTAGTTAAAAAAGGGTATGTTGAAAGAATTCGCAGTGAAATGGATCGAAGGGTTGTTAAGTTAGGTCTTACCAAGAAAGGCCGACTTCTTTATCGATTACATGATAAATTTCATCGAGATATGGTGAAAGAGACTATATCTGGAATGGAACAAGAAGAAGCTGAGATATTAATCAAAGGTCTAAGAAACCTTCATATTTTTTTAGACCAAATAAAAAATAATTTATAAGAACAGAGTTGAACTCGATGCAAGCAAAAATTATTGGTACCGGGAGCTATGTTCCTCAAAAAGTAGTTTCCAATGAAATGTTGGAAAGTTTAATGGACACCAGTGACGAATGGATCAAAACAAGAACTGGCATCGAAAGACGCCATCTAGCTGAAACGGAGAATACATCTGTTCTTTGCGGGAAGGCGGCTCAAGCGATTCTTGAAAAAACGGGTATCGTTGCAGAAGAAATCGATTTAATCATTGTGGCTACTATGTCGCCGGATTATCTGAGTCCCTCAACTGCTTGTTTAGTTCAAGATTATCTTGGAGCCAAGCAAGGGATGGCTTTTGATGTAAGTGCAGCTTGCTCAGGATTTATTTACGCTTTGTCTGTAGCTGAAAAGATGCTGCAAAGTGGTGCTTTCCGTTATGCTCTTGTTTTAGGCGGAGAAGTTATGTCTAAGATTATTAATTGGGAAGACAGAAGTACAGCTGTTTTGTTCGGTGATGGTGCTGGCGGGGTTTTATTAGAACGAACAGAAACAGAAGGAAGTTTTCTAGGCGAAGACATCCATGCAGATGGAAGCCGAGGCTTAGCCTTAACAACTGGCTCATTACCCGTTCAAAATCCTTACAGCTCTCAAAAAGAGCCGAATGATGTGTTTTTAAAGATGGAAGGCCGAGCCATTTTCGATTTTGCTATTCGAAGCGTGCCGAAAAGTATTCGTTCGGTTGTTGAAACTGCCGATCTTTCCTTAACAGATATCACGCGAATCATACCGCACCAAGCGAACTCGCGAATCATTCAAGCCATTGCGAAGAAATTAAAAATACCTTTTGAACAGTTTGCCTTAAATATTTCCAATTATGGAAATACTTCGGCAGCTAGTATTCCGATTTTATTAGATGAACTTGTTTCTTCTGGTGAATTGACTCTTGGTAAAGACGAAAAAATTATTTTAACTGGATTTGGTGGAGGACTCACTTGGGGTTCCATGTTAATCCAACTTTAATTAAGTAACAACAAGCTTGCTTAAGCTATAAAAAAATTAAGCACATACTAAAAAACAACTATAATGGAGGAAACAAAAATGACATTCGAAAAAATTCAAGAAATTATCGTGGACCAATTAGACAAAGAGGAAGAAGAAGTA is a window of Carnobacterium mobile DSM 4848 DNA encoding:
- a CDS encoding MarR family winged helix-turn-helix transcriptional regulator: MIIEEDALQGSTFKDISIKEMHTIEAIGMNRDHTTSEVAKKLAITAGTLTVSVNNLVKKGYVERIRSEMDRRVVKLGLTKKGRLLYRLHDKFHRDMVKETISGMEQEEAEILIKGLRNLHIFLDQIKNNL
- a CDS encoding beta-ketoacyl-ACP synthase III, which gives rise to MQAKIIGTGSYVPQKVVSNEMLESLMDTSDEWIKTRTGIERRHLAETENTSVLCGKAAQAILEKTGIVAEEIDLIIVATMSPDYLSPSTACLVQDYLGAKQGMAFDVSAACSGFIYALSVAEKMLQSGAFRYALVLGGEVMSKIINWEDRSTAVLFGDGAGGVLLERTETEGSFLGEDIHADGSRGLALTTGSLPVQNPYSSQKEPNDVFLKMEGRAIFDFAIRSVPKSIRSVVETADLSLTDITRIIPHQANSRIIQAIAKKLKIPFEQFALNISNYGNTSAASIPILLDELVSSGELTLGKDEKIILTGFGGGLTWGSMLIQL